The Streptomyces sp. NBC_00691 genome has a segment encoding these proteins:
- a CDS encoding DedA family protein, producing MNTLALGPSWLDPDYLIGTFGLIGVLVIVFAESGLLIGFFLPGDSLLFTTGLLVTTGKLDTPLWLVCTLVVAAAIIGDQVGYLFGRKVGPSLFRRPDSKLFKQENVEKAHEFFEKHGPKSLILARFVPIVRTFTPIIAGVSRMNYRSFITFNIIGGVLWGAGVTLLGASLGKIDFVHKHIEMILVGIVLISVVPIVIEFLRARSQSKKAQAKEGGEDHDAPGTPNPQGSRRRHAKR from the coding sequence GTGAACACGCTTGCCCTCGGACCGAGCTGGTTGGACCCGGACTATCTGATCGGGACCTTTGGTCTGATCGGTGTCCTGGTCATCGTCTTCGCCGAGTCCGGACTCCTCATCGGGTTCTTCCTGCCCGGCGACTCGCTGCTCTTCACCACCGGCCTGCTCGTCACCACCGGGAAGCTCGACACACCGCTCTGGCTGGTGTGCACCCTGGTGGTGGCCGCCGCGATCATCGGCGACCAGGTCGGCTACCTCTTCGGCCGGAAGGTCGGCCCGTCGCTCTTCAGGCGCCCGGACTCCAAGCTGTTCAAGCAGGAGAACGTCGAGAAGGCGCACGAGTTCTTCGAGAAGCACGGCCCGAAGTCCCTGATCCTGGCCCGCTTCGTCCCCATCGTGCGGACGTTCACGCCGATCATCGCCGGTGTCAGCCGGATGAACTACCGCTCGTTCATCACGTTCAACATCATCGGCGGCGTGCTGTGGGGCGCCGGCGTGACCCTGCTCGGAGCCTCCCTCGGCAAGATCGACTTCGTGCACAAGCACATCGAGATGATCCTCGTCGGGATCGTCCTGATCTCCGTGGTCCCGATCGTGATCGAGTTCCTCCGGGCCCGCTCCCAGTCGAAGAAGGCGCAGGCCAAGGAGGGCGGCGAGGACCACGACGCCCCCGGCACCCCGAACCCGCAGGGCTCCCGCCGCCGCCACGCCAAGCGCTGA
- a CDS encoding ion channel protein, producing MATDHAPPPPPADTTPLRVLLPQVLPALVVGVAASLLFLGIEVLSEQLQDVLWHDLPGALGIGDYSALWTISMLTAAGIAVGLVIWKVPGHAGPDPASLGLGGKPLAPGVVPSLLLASTLTLAGGVSLGPENPIIEANIALTYWLGRKAAPAVPGAFWVALASAATIGALFGTPVAAALVISEALVGKPGRGSLWDRLFAPLVAAGAGAMTTQLLAEPSFDMGLPPLTDPGWGDLLAALVIASAAAVFGLAACYLFPYVHAAFQRLRHPMLMLPIGGLVLGLLGAIGGQLTLFKGLAEIKELAASIGSWSSGELAKFAVIKLLALLVAASCGFRGGRIFPAVFIGSAFGLLAQALVPEVHPAVAVSSAVLGVLLATTRQGWISLFVGAVLAASPAMLALLCLASLPAWLIVTGRPQLELDAEGTSLH from the coding sequence GTGGCCACCGATCATGCTCCGCCCCCTCCCCCCGCCGACACGACACCGCTGCGGGTCCTGCTCCCCCAGGTGCTCCCCGCGCTCGTGGTCGGCGTCGCGGCGAGCCTGCTGTTCCTCGGGATCGAGGTCCTCTCGGAGCAGCTCCAGGACGTCCTCTGGCACGACCTTCCGGGCGCCCTCGGCATCGGCGACTACTCCGCCCTCTGGACCATCAGCATGCTCACGGCGGCCGGCATCGCCGTGGGCCTCGTCATCTGGAAGGTCCCCGGGCACGCCGGGCCCGACCCGGCCTCCCTGGGCCTCGGCGGCAAACCGCTCGCCCCCGGCGTCGTACCGAGCCTGCTGCTCGCGAGCACGCTCACGCTCGCCGGAGGGGTCAGCCTCGGCCCCGAGAACCCGATCATCGAAGCCAACATCGCCCTCACCTACTGGCTGGGCCGCAAGGCCGCCCCCGCCGTCCCGGGCGCCTTCTGGGTCGCCCTCGCCTCGGCCGCCACCATCGGCGCCCTCTTCGGCACTCCCGTGGCCGCCGCCCTCGTCATCTCCGAGGCCCTCGTCGGCAAACCGGGCCGCGGCTCGCTCTGGGACCGGCTCTTCGCCCCGCTCGTCGCCGCCGGCGCCGGCGCCATGACCACCCAGCTGCTGGCCGAACCCAGCTTCGACATGGGGCTCCCGCCCCTCACCGACCCCGGCTGGGGCGACCTGCTCGCCGCCCTGGTGATCGCCTCCGCCGCGGCCGTCTTCGGACTCGCCGCCTGCTACCTCTTCCCCTACGTCCACGCCGCCTTCCAGCGCCTGCGCCACCCCATGCTGATGCTGCCCATCGGCGGCCTCGTCCTCGGACTCCTGGGCGCCATCGGCGGGCAGCTGACCCTCTTCAAAGGCCTGGCCGAGATCAAGGAGCTCGCCGCCTCGATCGGCAGCTGGTCCTCCGGCGAACTGGCCAAGTTCGCCGTGATCAAACTCCTCGCCCTCCTCGTCGCCGCCTCCTGCGGCTTCCGGGGCGGCCGGATCTTCCCCGCAGTCTTCATCGGCTCCGCCTTCGGGCTGCTCGCCCAGGCCCTCGTCCCCGAGGTCCACCCCGCGGTCGCCGTCTCGTCCGCCGTCCTCGGCGTCCTGCTCGCCACCACCCGGCAGGGCTGGATCAGCCTCTTCGTCGGCGCGGTCCTCGCCGCCTCGCCCGCGATGCTCGCCCTGCTCTGCCTGGCCTCCCTCCCCGCCTGGCTGATCGTCACCGGCCGCCCCCAGCTCGAACTCGACGCCGAGGGCACGTCCCTGCACTGA
- the tilS gene encoding tRNA lysidine(34) synthetase TilS has translation MGPHPAVAAIRLAVRRVLHDVLTEHQTDLAPARDAHTTPLVLVACSGGADSMALASALAFEARKLPVRAGGITVDHGLQDGSDTRAGEVVGRMTALGLTPSEAVAVTVGREGGPEAAARDARYAALDAAAERHGAAAILLGHTRDDQAETVLLGLARGSGIRSLSGMAAISGASGRYRRPFLQLDRQTVRKACVAQELAVWDDPHNSDPAYTRSRLRHEGLPALEKALGKGVVEALARTAQLSRDDADALDTWAADAESRVRDEAGTLECAKLHGLPPAVRRRVLRRAVIAEGAPAGSLFARHIEEVDRLITGWRGQGAINLPGRVEARRQGGRLVIRQG, from the coding sequence ATGGGTCCCCATCCTGCGGTCGCGGCGATACGCCTGGCGGTCCGCCGCGTACTCCACGACGTTCTCACCGAGCACCAGACCGACCTCGCCCCCGCACGCGACGCACACACCACCCCCCTCGTGCTCGTCGCCTGCTCCGGAGGCGCCGACTCCATGGCGCTCGCCTCCGCCCTCGCCTTCGAGGCCCGCAAGCTTCCCGTGCGCGCCGGCGGCATCACCGTCGACCACGGACTCCAGGACGGCTCCGACACCCGCGCGGGCGAGGTCGTCGGACGCATGACCGCACTCGGCCTCACCCCCTCCGAGGCCGTCGCCGTCACCGTCGGCCGCGAAGGAGGCCCCGAGGCCGCCGCACGCGACGCGCGGTACGCGGCCCTCGACGCCGCCGCCGAGCGCCACGGAGCCGCAGCGATCCTCCTCGGCCACACCCGCGACGACCAGGCGGAAACCGTCCTGCTCGGGCTCGCCCGCGGCTCCGGCATCCGCTCGCTCTCCGGCATGGCCGCGATCTCCGGCGCCTCCGGCCGCTACCGGCGCCCGTTCCTCCAGCTCGACCGCCAGACCGTCCGCAAGGCCTGCGTCGCACAGGAACTCGCCGTCTGGGACGACCCCCACAACAGCGACCCGGCCTACACCCGCTCCAGGCTCCGCCACGAAGGCCTCCCCGCCCTCGAGAAAGCCCTCGGCAAGGGCGTCGTCGAAGCCCTCGCCCGAACGGCCCAGCTCTCCCGCGACGACGCCGACGCCCTCGACACCTGGGCCGCCGACGCCGAGTCCCGCGTACGCGACGAGGCGGGCACCCTGGAATGCGCCAAACTCCACGGCCTGCCCCCCGCCGTACGCCGCCGCGTCCTGCGCCGCGCCGTGATCGCCGAGGGCGCACCCGCCGGCTCCCTCTTCGCCCGCCACATCGAAGAAGTCGACCGGCTCATCACCGGCTGGCGCGGCCAAGGGGCCATCAACCTGCCCGGTCGCGTCGAAGCCCGTCGCCAGGGTGGCAGACTGGTCATCCGGCAAGGCTGA
- a CDS encoding inorganic diphosphatase, whose protein sequence is MEFDVLIEIPKGSRNKYEVDHETGRIRLDRRLFTSTAYPTDYGYVENTLGEDGDPLDALVILDEPTFPGCLIKCRAIGMFRMTDEAGGDDKLLCVPATDPRMEHLRDIHHVAEFDRLEIQHFFEVYKDLEPGKSVEGADWVGRAEAEEEIEKSYARAKEQGGH, encoded by the coding sequence GTGGAGTTCGACGTTCTCATCGAGATCCCCAAGGGATCGCGTAACAAGTACGAGGTCGACCACGAGACGGGTCGCATCCGTCTGGACCGTCGTCTGTTCACGTCGACGGCCTACCCGACCGACTACGGCTACGTCGAGAACACCCTGGGTGAGGACGGCGACCCGCTGGACGCACTCGTCATCCTCGACGAGCCCACCTTCCCGGGCTGCCTGATCAAGTGCCGTGCGATCGGCATGTTCCGCATGACGGACGAGGCGGGCGGCGACGACAAGCTGCTGTGCGTCCCGGCCACGGACCCGCGCATGGAGCACCTGCGGGACATCCACCACGTCGCGGAGTTCGACCGCCTGGAGATCCAGCACTTCTTCGAGGTCTACAAGGACCTGGAGCCGGGCAAGTCGGTCGAGGGTGCCGACTGGGTCGGTCGCGCCGAGGCCGAGGAAGAGATCGAGAAGTCGTACGCGCGCGCCAAGGAGCAGGGCGGCCACTGA
- a CDS encoding zinc-dependent metalloprotease yields MTSIGGAGTSGMVDWNLAVATATRLVRPGPEVSRDEAREVVAELRKHAKASEEHVRAYTRMIPEGTEPHDTPVLVVDRAGWIKANVAGFRELLTPLLGKMQDRRSTTPGNAVLGAVGGKVTGVELGMLLSFLASRILGQYETFAPATRDLPAGANGGGRLLLVAPNIVHVERELEVSPHDFRLWVCLHEETHRTQFTGVPWLRDHLQGEIQSFLAATDVDPGTVVERLREAAQTLAGGRPEGEEGEPAPSFVELVQTPEQREILGRLTAVMSLLEGHADYVMDGVGPQVVPSVAEIREKFQQRRARGASRLDLALRKVLGLDAKLRQYRDGERFVRAVVDQVGMDGFNRVWTSPNTLPTKTEIAAPADWIARVHRKADS; encoded by the coding sequence ATGACGAGCATCGGTGGCGCAGGCACATCCGGGATGGTCGACTGGAACCTCGCGGTCGCGACCGCGACCCGCCTCGTGCGGCCCGGACCCGAAGTCAGCCGCGACGAGGCCCGCGAGGTCGTCGCCGAACTCCGCAAGCACGCCAAGGCCTCGGAGGAACACGTCCGGGCGTACACCCGGATGATCCCCGAGGGCACGGAGCCGCACGACACACCCGTCCTCGTCGTCGACCGGGCCGGCTGGATCAAGGCCAACGTCGCCGGCTTCCGCGAACTCCTCACCCCGCTCCTCGGCAAGATGCAGGACCGCCGCTCCACCACCCCGGGCAACGCCGTCCTCGGCGCCGTCGGCGGCAAGGTCACCGGCGTCGAACTCGGCATGCTGCTGTCGTTCCTCGCCTCCCGCATCCTCGGCCAGTACGAGACCTTCGCCCCCGCCACCCGCGACCTCCCCGCCGGCGCGAACGGCGGCGGACGCCTCCTCCTCGTCGCGCCCAACATCGTCCACGTCGAACGCGAACTCGAAGTCTCCCCGCACGACTTCCGGCTCTGGGTCTGCCTCCACGAGGAGACCCACCGCACCCAGTTCACCGGCGTCCCCTGGCTCCGCGACCACCTCCAGGGCGAAATCCAGTCGTTCCTCGCCGCCACCGACGTCGACCCCGGCACCGTCGTCGAACGCCTCCGCGAGGCCGCCCAGACCCTCGCGGGGGGCCGCCCCGAAGGCGAGGAGGGCGAACCCGCCCCCTCCTTCGTCGAACTCGTCCAGACCCCCGAACAGCGCGAGATCCTCGGCCGCCTCACCGCCGTCATGTCCCTCCTCGAAGGCCACGCCGACTACGTCATGGACGGCGTCGGACCCCAGGTCGTGCCCTCCGTCGCCGAGATCCGCGAGAAGTTCCAGCAGCGCCGCGCCCGCGGCGCCTCCCGGCTCGACCTCGCCCTGCGCAAGGTCCTCGGCCTCGACGCCAAGCTCCGCCAGTACCGCGACGGCGAGCGCTTCGTCCGCGCCGTCGTCGACCAGGTCGGCATGGACGGATTCAACCGCGTCTGGACCTCGCCCAACACGCTCCCCACCAAGACCGAGATCGCCGCCCCCGCCGACTGGATCGCGAGGGTGCACCGTAAGGCAGACTCGTGA
- a CDS encoding glutamate decarboxylase, whose product MPLHKGPGAPAEPARRLALNPFFGEAANPVGGMTEAPPHHRLPEGPLPPASAYQLVHDELMLDGNSRLNLATFVTTWMEPQADVLMSECRDKNMIDKDEYPRTAELERRCVSMLAQLWHAPDPAKAVGCSTTGSSEACMLAGMALKRRWSKRHADRYPGTARPNLVMGVNVQVCWEKFCNFWEVEPRLVPMEGDRLHLDAESAAALCDENTIGVVAVLGSTFDGSYEPVAEICAALDALQERTGLDVPVHVDGASGAMVAPFLDEDLIWDFRLPRVSSINTSGHKYGLVYPGVGWALWRSSAELPEELVFRVNYLGGDMPTFALNFSRPGAQVVAQYYTFLRLGREGYRAVQQTSRDIARGLAERIDAMGDFRLLTRGDQLPVFAFTTAPDVTSFNVFDVSRRLRESGWLVPAYTFPPHREDLSVLRVVCRNGFSADLAGLLVEDLDRLLPELRSQSHPFTQDRAAATSFHH is encoded by the coding sequence ATGCCGCTCCACAAGGGTCCCGGCGCCCCCGCCGAGCCCGCCCGCCGGCTCGCCCTCAACCCCTTCTTCGGGGAGGCCGCCAACCCGGTGGGCGGCATGACCGAGGCCCCGCCCCACCACCGGCTGCCCGAGGGCCCGCTGCCCCCGGCGAGCGCCTACCAGCTCGTCCACGACGAACTGATGCTCGACGGCAACTCCCGGCTCAACCTCGCCACCTTCGTCACCACCTGGATGGAGCCCCAGGCGGACGTCCTCATGAGCGAGTGCCGCGACAAGAACATGATCGACAAGGACGAGTACCCGCGCACCGCCGAACTGGAGCGCCGCTGCGTCTCCATGCTCGCCCAGCTGTGGCACGCCCCCGACCCGGCGAAGGCCGTCGGCTGCTCGACCACCGGCTCCAGCGAGGCCTGCATGCTCGCCGGCATGGCCCTCAAGCGGCGCTGGAGCAAGCGGCACGCCGACCGCTATCCGGGCACCGCCCGCCCCAACCTGGTCATGGGCGTCAACGTCCAGGTCTGCTGGGAGAAGTTCTGCAACTTCTGGGAGGTCGAGCCCCGGCTCGTCCCCATGGAGGGCGACCGCCTCCACCTCGACGCCGAGTCCGCCGCCGCGCTCTGCGACGAGAACACCATCGGCGTCGTCGCCGTCCTCGGCTCGACCTTCGACGGCTCCTACGAACCCGTCGCCGAGATCTGCGCCGCTCTGGACGCCCTCCAGGAACGCACCGGTCTCGACGTCCCCGTCCATGTCGACGGCGCCTCCGGCGCCATGGTCGCCCCCTTCCTCGACGAGGACCTGATCTGGGACTTCCGGCTCCCCCGCGTCTCCTCCATCAACACCTCCGGTCACAAGTACGGCCTGGTCTACCCGGGCGTCGGCTGGGCCCTGTGGCGCTCCTCCGCCGAACTTCCCGAGGAGCTCGTCTTCCGCGTCAACTACCTGGGCGGCGACATGCCCACCTTCGCCCTCAACTTCTCCCGGCCGGGCGCCCAGGTCGTCGCGCAGTACTACACCTTCCTCAGGCTCGGCCGGGAGGGCTACCGGGCGGTGCAGCAGACCTCCCGCGACATCGCCCGCGGCCTCGCCGAACGGATCGATGCCATGGGCGACTTCCGGCTCCTCACCCGCGGCGACCAACTGCCCGTCTTCGCCTTCACCACCGCCCCCGACGTCACCTCCTTCAACGTCTTCGACGTCTCCCGGCGGCTGCGCGAGAGCGGCTGGCTGGTCCCGGCCTACACCTTCCCCCCGCACCGCGAGGACCTGTCCGTGCTGCGCGTGGTCTGCCGCAACGGCTTCTCCGCCGACCTCGCCGGACTGCTCGTCGAGGACCTGGACCGACTGCTGCCCGAACTGCGGAGCCAGTCCCACCCGTTCACCCAGGACAGGGCCGCGGCGACCTCCTTCCACCACTAG
- a CDS encoding threonine/serine ThrE exporter family protein, with amino-acid sequence MVAEPDGSKDGAGDGTAGVPEDVPVNFPVDSPEDRKPLSDEARSAFVPPVGVEQPAPSEEEHPTSEFALPPGLTTEPPAEQEGSAFAPPATYSARNSPPAFTPAYGVPLVRLSQNAPWQDRMRTMLRLPVGERPVPEAPRKEDESGPSVPRVLDLTLRIGELLLAGGEGAEDVEAAMFAICRSYGLDRVEPTVTFTLLSVTYQPSLVDDPITANRTVRRRGTDYTRLAAVYTLLADINARAHEVTPEEAYGRLAEIRRNRHPYPGWVLTSAAGVLAGAASVLLGGGPTVFFVAALGAVLGDRLAWLFAGRGMPEFYQFLVAAMPPAAMGVLLTMLHADLRPSAVITGGLFALIPGRALVAAVQDGLTGFYITASARLLEVAYFFVAIVVGVLSVLYIAVQFDAQLNPEGALEAVERPVTQILASMVLCATFAILLQQSRSTVLFATLNGGVAWVIYASIAVTAEGSTVMATAVAAGLVGLFGQLIARYEHTSSLPYVTAAIGPLLPGSATYFGVLAIAQNNLDQGFASLAKAAALALAIAIGVNLGGELARLFMQAPGAAAARRAAKRTRGF; translated from the coding sequence GTGGTGGCGGAGCCGGACGGCTCGAAGGACGGTGCCGGGGACGGTACGGCGGGGGTCCCCGAGGACGTCCCGGTGAACTTTCCGGTGGACTCTCCCGAGGACCGGAAGCCGTTGTCGGACGAGGCACGGAGCGCTTTCGTGCCGCCGGTGGGGGTGGAGCAGCCCGCGCCGTCGGAGGAGGAGCACCCGACCTCCGAGTTCGCCCTTCCGCCAGGACTGACGACGGAGCCGCCGGCCGAGCAGGAGGGTTCGGCGTTCGCGCCGCCCGCCACGTACTCGGCCAGGAACTCGCCGCCGGCCTTCACCCCGGCGTACGGGGTACCGCTGGTGCGGCTCTCGCAGAACGCGCCGTGGCAGGACCGGATGCGGACCATGCTGCGGCTGCCGGTCGGTGAGCGGCCGGTGCCCGAGGCGCCGCGCAAGGAGGACGAGAGCGGTCCCTCGGTGCCGCGTGTGCTCGACCTGACCCTGCGTATCGGCGAGCTGCTGCTCGCGGGCGGGGAGGGTGCGGAGGACGTCGAAGCGGCGATGTTCGCGATCTGCCGCTCGTACGGTCTGGACCGGGTCGAGCCGACGGTGACGTTCACCCTGCTGTCCGTGACGTACCAGCCGTCGCTCGTGGACGACCCGATCACGGCGAACCGGACGGTACGGCGCCGGGGCACGGACTACACGCGACTCGCGGCGGTGTACACGCTGCTGGCGGACATCAACGCGCGGGCGCACGAGGTGACGCCCGAGGAGGCCTACGGACGGCTCGCGGAGATACGCCGCAACCGGCACCCGTACCCCGGCTGGGTCCTGACGTCGGCGGCGGGTGTGCTCGCGGGCGCGGCCTCGGTGCTGCTGGGCGGCGGTCCGACGGTGTTCTTCGTGGCGGCGCTGGGCGCGGTGCTGGGCGACCGGCTGGCGTGGCTGTTCGCCGGGCGCGGGATGCCGGAGTTCTACCAGTTCCTGGTGGCGGCGATGCCGCCGGCGGCGATGGGGGTGCTCCTGACGATGCTGCACGCGGATCTGCGGCCGTCGGCGGTGATCACCGGTGGTCTGTTCGCGCTGATCCCGGGGCGGGCGCTCGTGGCGGCGGTGCAGGACGGTCTGACCGGCTTCTACATCACGGCCTCGGCCCGGCTCCTGGAGGTCGCGTACTTCTTCGTCGCGATCGTGGTGGGCGTGCTGTCGGTGCTGTACATCGCGGTGCAGTTCGACGCGCAGCTGAACCCGGAGGGGGCGCTGGAGGCGGTGGAGCGGCCCGTGACGCAGATCCTGGCGTCGATGGTGCTGTGCGCGACCTTCGCGATCCTGTTGCAGCAGTCGCGGTCGACGGTGCTCTTCGCGACGCTGAACGGCGGCGTGGCCTGGGTGATCTACGCGTCGATAGCGGTGACCGCGGAGGGGTCGACCGTCATGGCGACGGCGGTGGCGGCGGGTCTGGTGGGACTCTTCGGCCAGCTGATCGCCCGCTACGAGCACACGTCGTCGCTGCCGTACGTGACGGCGGCGATCGGACCGCTGCTGCCCGGTTCGGCGACGTACTTCGGGGTGCTCGCGATCGCCCAGAACAATCTGGACCAGGGCTTCGCCTCCCTGGCGAAAGCGGCGGCCCTGGCCCTGGCGATCGCGATCGGGGTGAACCTGGGAGGCGAGCTGGCCCGCCTCTTCATGCAGGCCCCCGGTGCCGCCGCGGCCCGTCGTGCGGCCAAGCGGACCAGGGGCTTCTAG
- the dacB gene encoding D-alanyl-D-alanine carboxypeptidase/D-alanyl-D-alanine endopeptidase, with protein sequence MPEPRMWQLTAGSAALGLALAAVAVTAAGPWDSGQRTAERARAAAPAAGGARHAPPPAPAPPRRPAPAPSAPGVLTALHAPAPAGRPADLAARLVPLLADPGLGPLRTASVVDTATGRQLYGEGAGTPMTPASTVKIATTAAALSALGPDHRIATTVTAAPDGRTVTLTGGGDPTLDPARLKALATDTARALTARGHTSVRLTYDTHLYAGPSVHPIGPNENIAPVVALMTGEGRLDDSRSGPAPRTGDPAGDTAAAFAGHLTAAGVKVTGDPAPGRTPKAAPLARTYSAPLADLVERTLTHSDNDLAEALARQTALARGKPASFEGAAKAVREELARLGLPVAGARFADGSGLDRRDRVSAALLTGLLTRAADPARPALRPLLTGLPVGGFTGTLAGRFDTEPATEGAGLVRAKTGTLTGVNTLAGTVVTADGRLLAFAFLADGTLSPYEAQPALDRLSAALAAQD encoded by the coding sequence ATGCCCGAGCCGAGGATGTGGCAGCTCACGGCGGGCTCCGCCGCCCTCGGACTGGCCCTGGCCGCCGTGGCGGTGACCGCGGCCGGTCCGTGGGACTCGGGTCAGCGTACGGCGGAGCGGGCCCGCGCCGCCGCCCCGGCGGCGGGTGGCGCGCGTCACGCCCCGCCCCCCGCGCCCGCGCCGCCCAGGCGCCCCGCACCCGCCCCGAGCGCCCCCGGCGTCCTCACCGCCCTGCACGCCCCGGCCCCGGCCGGCCGGCCCGCGGACCTCGCCGCCCGCCTCGTCCCGCTCCTCGCCGACCCCGGACTCGGCCCGCTGCGCACGGCCTCCGTCGTCGACACCGCCACCGGCAGACAGCTGTACGGCGAGGGCGCCGGCACCCCCATGACCCCCGCCTCCACGGTCAAGATCGCCACCACCGCGGCTGCGCTCTCCGCCCTCGGCCCCGACCACCGCATCGCCACCACCGTCACCGCCGCCCCCGACGGCCGGACCGTCACCCTCACCGGCGGCGGCGACCCCACGCTCGACCCCGCCCGCCTCAAGGCCCTCGCGACCGACACCGCCCGCGCCCTCACCGCCCGCGGCCACACCTCCGTACGCCTCACCTATGACACGCACCTCTACGCCGGCCCCTCCGTCCACCCCATCGGCCCCAACGAGAACATCGCCCCCGTCGTCGCCCTCATGACCGGCGAAGGACGCCTCGACGACAGCCGGAGCGGCCCCGCGCCCCGCACCGGCGACCCCGCGGGCGACACCGCCGCCGCCTTCGCCGGCCACCTCACCGCGGCCGGCGTCAAGGTCACCGGCGACCCGGCCCCCGGCCGCACCCCGAAGGCCGCCCCCCTCGCCCGTACCTACTCGGCCCCCCTCGCCGACCTCGTCGAGCGCACCCTCACCCACAGCGACAACGACCTCGCCGAAGCCCTCGCCCGGCAGACCGCCCTCGCCCGCGGGAAGCCCGCGAGCTTCGAAGGCGCCGCCAAGGCCGTCCGGGAGGAACTCGCCCGCCTCGGCCTCCCCGTCGCCGGCGCCCGCTTCGCCGACGGCAGCGGACTCGACCGCCGCGACCGCGTCTCCGCCGCCCTCCTCACCGGGCTCCTCACCCGAGCGGCCGACCCCGCCCGCCCCGCCCTGCGCCCGCTCCTCACCGGACTGCCCGTCGGCGGCTTCACCGGCACCCTCGCGGGCCGCTTCGACACCGAGCCCGCCACCGAGGGCGCCGGACTGGTCCGCGCCAAGACCGGCACCCTGACGGGCGTCAACACCCTCGCCGGGACCGTCGTCACCGCCGACGGACGCCTCCTCGCCTTCGCCTTCCTCGCCGACGGCACCCTCTCCCCGTACGAGGCACAGCCCGCCCTCGACCGCCTCTCCGCCGCCCTCGCCGCACAGGACTGA
- a CDS encoding YbjQ family protein, with translation MGIDDYGGGQGSHPDVLVVTTNDVPGFEVRQVIGEVFGLTVRSRHLGSQIGAGLKSMIGGELKGLTKTLVQTRNQAMERLVEQAQARGANAVLMFRFDVTDAADVGTEVCAYGTAVVIAPRA, from the coding sequence ATGGGCATCGACGACTACGGAGGCGGCCAGGGGTCGCATCCCGACGTGCTGGTCGTGACGACGAACGACGTGCCGGGCTTCGAGGTCCGGCAGGTCATCGGTGAGGTCTTCGGGCTCACCGTCCGCTCCCGCCATCTGGGCAGCCAGATCGGCGCGGGTCTGAAGTCGATGATCGGCGGGGAGCTGAAGGGTCTGACGAAGACCCTCGTGCAGACCCGGAACCAGGCCATGGAGCGCCTGGTGGAGCAGGCGCAGGCGCGCGGCGCGAACGCCGTGCTGATGTTCCGCTTCGACGTGACCGACGCGGCGGACGTGGGCACGGAGGTGTGCGCGTACGGCACGGCGGTGGTGATCGCACCACGCGCCTGA
- the hpt gene encoding hypoxanthine phosphoribosyltransferase, producing MGTDLQSVLITKEEIDAKLAELAAKIDAEYAGKDLLIVGVLKGAVMVMADLARALSTPVTMDWMAVSSYGAGTQSSGVVRILKDLDTDIKGKHVLIVEDIIDSGLTLSWLLSNLGSREPASLEVCTLLRKPEAAKVAIDVKWIGFDIPNEFVVGYGLDYAEKYRNLPFVGTLAPHVYGG from the coding sequence ATGGGCACCGACCTCCAGTCGGTGCTCATCACCAAGGAAGAGATCGACGCCAAGCTGGCAGAGCTGGCCGCGAAGATCGACGCGGAATACGCGGGCAAGGACCTGCTCATCGTCGGAGTCCTCAAGGGCGCCGTGATGGTGATGGCGGATCTGGCTCGCGCCCTTTCCACCCCCGTCACCATGGACTGGATGGCCGTGTCCTCCTACGGCGCCGGCACCCAGTCCTCGGGCGTCGTCAGGATCCTCAAGGACCTCGACACCGACATCAAGGGCAAGCACGTCCTGATCGTCGAGGACATCATCGACTCCGGCCTGACGCTGTCCTGGCTCCTGTCGAACCTCGGCTCGCGCGAGCCCGCCTCGCTCGAGGTCTGCACCCTGCTGCGCAAGCCCGAGGCCGCGAAGGTCGCGATCGACGTCAAGTGGATCGGTTTCGACATCCCCAACGAGTTCGTCGTCGGCTACGGCCTCGACTACGCCGAGAAGTACCGGAACCTTCCGTTCGTCGGCACGCTCGCCCCGCACGTCTACGGCGGCTGA